One window of the Dryobates pubescens isolate bDryPub1 chromosome 13, bDryPub1.pri, whole genome shotgun sequence genome contains the following:
- the DTYMK gene encoding thymidylate kinase has protein sequence MAGRRGALIVLEGVDRAGKSTQCRRLVEALRAGGHRADLLRFPERTTEIGQLISSYLTKEKDLEDHTIHLLFSANRWEHVPLMKEKLHQGITLVVDRYAFSGVAFTSAKENFCLDWCKQPDVGLPKPDLILFLQLRPEEAAGRGSFGTERYENSSFQEKVLQSFYHLMKDETLNWKTMDASKTIEDLHKEIKSIAEETIQEVQNKPLAELWK, from the exons ATGGCGGGCCGGCGCGGGGCGCTGATCGTGTTGGAGGGCGTGGACCGCGCCGGCAAGAGCACACAGTGCCGGCGGCTGGTGGAGGCGCTGAGGGCCGGCGGCCACCGCGCCGACCTCCTCCGCTTCCCGG AGAGAACAACGGAGATTGGACAGCTGATCAGTTCCTACCTGAcgaaggagaaggacctggaggacCACACCATTCACCTGCTCTTCTCAGCTAACCGCTGGGAACATGT GCCCCTGATGAAAGAAAAGCTACATCAAGGGATCACACTTGTGGTTGACAGATATGCCTTTTCTGGAGTGGCCTTCACAAGTGCTAAAGAG AACTTCTGCCTGGACTGGTGCAAGCAGCCTGATGTTGGACTCCCAAAGCCAGATCTGATTCTGTTTCTTCAGTTAAGaccagaggaggcagcaggacgAGGCAGCTTCGGAACCGAACGTTACGAGAACAGCTCCTTCCAAGAGAAAGTTCTGCAATCCTTCTACCACCTGATGAAGGATGAAACATTGAACTGGAAG ACAATGGATGCTTCAAAGACCATAGAAGACCTGCACAAAGAAATCAAGTCCATTGCAGAGGAAACCATACAGGAGGTTCAGAATAAGCCTTTGGCAGAACTCTGGAAATGA